In Alnus glutinosa chromosome 7, dhAlnGlut1.1, whole genome shotgun sequence, the sequence caatttcttcaaaaataaaataaaaatacagaaaaGGAGACTTCTGATGAAATAgagaggaaggaaaagaaactaATACGGTTTCATGTTTATGATTCTCTCTTAACGGTAATTACATGAGGAGATTAATACGGTTCaatgtgaataaataaataagaaaaaaaaggaaaaaaataaaaaataaagagatggGTGGGGCAAAAAGAAAGAACGGACGAGTAAAATACAAGGCGTCAGAAGATGCCAGAGTTGCTCGAAGTCAGGTAGAAATTCCGATCCTCTGAGCATTGCAGGCCACAAACTCCAATATCCGAAGGCATTTTTACACCGGGGGAAAAGCGACGCCGTTTCTTCACGACTCGAATGACGGACTGGGACTGCTCCAAGGACTCCCATATACGCCGATTGTGCTGAGCCTCTGATCTGTGAGCTTCTCGCCcacattttcttcaaatttctcGATCCAGTCATTGATTCAGTCATCGGATGATGTCAAATTTTGCGTTTATGCATCATTGTGGCTAGTTTCTGTTTGGTTAgtgagaaaattttggaaaataacCAAAGCAATTTAACAACTTTGttacaaacaagaaaaatagtAGTTGTTTTATGTTAATCAGTGATGCAAACAACTTGATTAGATTAAGGGTCGTTTGGTTGAGCTGTTTCAAAAGTGCAGTTTCAAAATAACGATTTCAAAACGCTATAAacgaaaatttgatttttaaaaactcagttaAACGTTCGGTAAAATTGCGATTCAGCCTTTAAAATCTTTGCATTTTACAAACTTTTTTTGGCAATGTTAAAtaccatttatctcaaaagcttaagctaataggaaggtaaatttaatcatttaatcaaatactttaacactctcctCCTCACTTATAGGCTCAAACTCCCTTAAATTGTATAACAGGTTATGTAAAAGCTGGTTGTGATGATGTCGAGGCCCTGGGTACTGGTTTGTCTGCTGCTGTTAATTGTATTTACGTCGCAGTTTGAGTGGAAGCAACAATATGGGAATGAAGCCGAAGCGAGTCCAAACACTTCCCAGAAACAGGACTACATATCTGAAAGAGAAGAGTCTGTGAAAGAAAAGGTGAGTTTGAAATAGATGATGGGTTATTTTACTAATTAGTATTATTACCcaagtgtttgattttgtttgaggtTTAAAAGTTCAGATATATTCATTTGCTTAGAAATTTTGAATTAGGTACTGTTAAAACTTGGAAATGCATTTTAGATGGTGCTATTTTTTGGTTAGTGATAAGAGTAGAAAATGGAGAACAATTCTTTGAAACTTTAATTGGAGCATACAAAACTGAATCCTCCACTAAAGCAATGTTGTTGAGGTTTTTCATATTGGTAAATAGAAGAATATAAAACAAATGctactgatttttttattattgttattgttattatctTATGTTTATTTGAGCAACCAGACATAGGGTCCATCGCAATTTACTGTTGAATGATTCAGTGTAactttttgcttatttttttacctcaaaaaGTGACTAACTATTTTCTTTAAGAGTTTAAAGCGCTGTTGAAGTTGAACTTATGTCCTAGATTTAGACCTCAATAAACCAACATTTGCTTTCACAAATTAGTTTCACCCGTTGGATGGTAGTTTCAGGGAAAGATTGGTTGAGTCTGTGGGTGGCATCCAGCCTTTCTCTCAGTGGTCTTTCTTATGTTCCACGGTGGGGTTCGGGTCCAAGGGGCAAAAGGATAAGACTGtggctttcctctctgcccttAATGAGGAGCATATTCGGGAGGATAAGCTTGTGGGTTGagagctttaggggcttaggggttTGGGTTATTTTGTGGGATATTGTTTGGGGTGGGTCGGTGTTGAGGTGTTTATTTCTGGTATACTTCGTGTGTACCAGGGGCGTCTTAtgctgttatttataaaatttgcatttacttataaaaaaaaaaaattagtttcacCAAAGTTGGGACTAGATAAATGTAATAGGAATTGCGATCTTACAAAACTAGTCTTCAGTTCTTAGTTATTATCCATGATAATATCAATTTGGTGATGCGATAGAAAGATAGGACAAAAGACATATAACCTTTTTCAGATGATGGCCACAGTACTATTTGATAGTTGCTCAGTTGTCGGTTCTTATTTTAACACATGGAGAAGAACATGGGCATTAaagaataattttcaaaaattataccatctttttttcctcattttcttgATGGCCTTTCTTACACAAGCTACACCAATTGTCTTTGATAAACAAAGAATATGGCTTCTATTATTAGAGGCCTTTAGGGTCATGTCTTGTGCTACAATTCTGGTGATTAAAAGATTAGTTACGggagccccagaaaagaaatcAGAATGGTCGTGGGGTTGTCTTGGGGGGACCCGGTTTTGgttataaaattttgaacattGGATGTAGCTACACTGAACTGCGTGATAGTGGAGTTTGCAGTTTGCTTACTCCTTAATGTGTGAATAGTGCTAAGCAGTGTTTGAAAGAATTATTCCTAGACAGGATGAGGGGTTATTTGAAGTTTTACTTATTGAAGCCTGTTTCTACTACTTGGGCCtggattatttttttgagtttgcTCAATTTAGGGCATTCATAAGGCATGATGTCTTCTCTTGTAGCCTTGACCAACAATTTTTGGCCTACCCTTATAATGCATTAAAGATGAATTAAATACTCTCTTTGCCAAGGTGGCTGATGGTATTTCTTTTGCATAACAATGTAAATAAGCTAGCcttttttttcatcttatttgaaGTTGATAACAAACTTCTTGTGAAAGCATTCAGGACtaaatcctctttttttttccttcctttttgggTCTTTTGTCTTGACAGTTGAGTGACGAAAAATCAGCATATTGGTTTTGCTCAATTTTAATAATACTTTGTTTCTTCCGTTGGAGATTCTCCATGTTAAATAGCTGGGACTGTCTTTTGGGCTCACCTAGTCTGACTGAAGCATATTTGTTCGTCCAGAAATCCTTTAATGGAGTTTATTTTAAGGTTGGGATTGAGCATATTTTAGGCAGCGACAAACGTAACCAGTAACTCAGCCGAAAACCAACCCAGTCCTAAAGAGCACCAATATACATGTTTCCCGAATATTGTTTAACTTGTATTTGTTTTGTCTTTAAACTTAGTTGAGTTAGTGGTGAAgtggtttattttaattctacATGGGTTCAAGGAAAAGTCATGTGATTTATCATTGAACTTTATTTCTCCTTTTGAGCCTTTAAGCATGGGCCAACTTGCAAGTGGCGCAAAACTTGTTTAACAATATCACTCACTGACAGCACGTGCTGAGGACCAGGTCTTAAGGTTTGGGCTGAGCCAAGAACGAGTTAAGGTCTTTGTCCTTCGCTGAATTTGGACATTCCTATGACACGCTCAACCAGCTCCTTGACTGGCCTATAAATCAGGTCTTTCCTAATTTTGTTGTCGTGTTCTGCATCTTCCAatagatgagttttacattcctTTTTCCCCCCATTATCTGGAATGAGTTGATAGATTAGGTCAAGGTGTTCATGACACCAAAAATTAGTCAAACTTAAGTGTGGCTGGTCTAGGCAAGGTGTGGCCTTGGTAGTTGATTAGGATGGTCAGATAAGACTAGTTAAAATTTGTCACTTTCATTTCGAGGCAAGTTTAAAATTGGGTGCTTGATGATTTTATTCTTGGCCTGCACAATCACCGCAATCTATTGGTTTTTCACAtgattttaaatgcatcatGCTTCCTGCTAGAGAACTCTCAAACAATCAAGTTACAGAAACGGCTCCTATAAAAACATTTTGGCTAGCCTTCATTCTCCCATCATTGATCCCCTTTAAAATAGTCATCAACCTCATTACTGGCCAGTCAAAAGGAATTTCAAATACTCCTAATCACCTCTTTACCCTTGTCTTCCACCTTCTTTCCTGAGGAGTGACGACATCTAGTTGGTGACTTGACCTTCATTCTCCAATCTTGCAACTATAATCTGCATTTCATAGCCtatcaaaaacaagaaaaatatgtaTTTGATATCAAATTAACTAATTTGTTATGGATATGTATTTGCAACCCTCCTCTCCTATTTGTCTATTTGTGCCATTCTTCTTGGCATTGGTTAAAGATTTTTCGTAATCATCTGACATACTCAATTGTTCATTTTAGAGGTAGTGCTGTGAGCTTGACATACATTGTTGGCCCACTTCCCGGAACTCAAGCCTTTGGGACTAATGGTACTAAAATGGTATAAGGGCCTTGATTTGACTGACAGGTCTTGTGATTGAATCTTGGGAACCTCCatctgttttcctttttgttggtttgttgtttttgttttgactcCATGTGCAAGGCCAGCATTTGGTTCAATATTATTGGTCTAGCCTTCAAGTGAGGGGGGTGTTAAAGTTAGTGTTGTGATGTCTGATATACATTGTTGGCCCACTTCCTTACAACGTAAGCTTATGCCAGTAATGGTAACTGATGATTTATCTATCCCATTTCCTGTACTATGGTTTCTCTTTGTCAACTAAGAGGATTCCATGTTATCTCTTTCTATAAATTACAACAATAAGTTGCACTGCTTCCCTGAAAGTCCCAAACCATTCAAATGATGTTCGAAATGCCAATTCACTCCTTAATTCTTCTGAAACACTCCTTAGTCCAATTCACTCCTTAGTCCTTTTTTAACTGATCTCAAGTACTTTTGACCTTGTTGTCGCTTAGTCTTTCCACTGTACAGTATTGCAGTCAATTAAATTTGCATATTTACCACAGGGTCTGTAGGACTGCCGTCCCTTCTGTATTTAAGCAAATCAAATATTGTTGTATCTGGTGTAAGTTACGGAAAAGTGTGTTTGAGATAAGGGAGTAAGCAAAAATGGCATTCATAAGGGGATAGCCAGTCTTTGTTGAATGCTATGCCATTGGAATCAGTATTTTCCTGTTACTTCTCGATCCTCAAAAGTTTTACTGAACTTTCTATGCTATTTTAACTTAAGATTTGATAATGTTTCTTGTCAATCATTGTGAAGGAAGGATGATGTTAtctaactgtttttttttttttttttttttttttaaaaaaaaaagtttcaaacgACACTCTCCTCTATTATCTGAAGCCCATATTACTATTGGAACTTTAATTAGAAGCCCTTCTATACTTGtttctataaaaaatttattccatAAGGCCCTCAGGCTTTATGAAAATGTTTCTAACTTTTAGCATGGATTGTTCCTTGCACTTGTGTGCACCATTTTGGGTCCTTTTCAGCCCATCTCTGTCTCACAAGACTCAAATGCGTATATATTGGATATAACTCTTGAAACATGGtatgggatggggaggatggcgACTCCCCTTACCCTCTGGGTGTTTTACCTCCCGATTTGGCcttggattgggagttggatagtGTTGAGGATTTGGATCCGTCCTTGGCAATTTTGGAAGCCATTGAAGAAGACTACCATCGGGGAGTTAAGGTAGCACGTCCTAAGACCAAAGATAGGAGGGAAGTTGTGAATCTagtaagctccatcaactacagTGATTTTAGTGCATCATCCCAGCTTAGGAAAGGTAAGGCGCAAATGGTGTAGGTTTAGGGTCTCCTAAAAGTTTTGGGTTTATGGTATTGGGTTTTTTAGGGTTGGTGGGTTTTTGAGggttggtttttctttcttgttgtaggctgttttggttgttcctatgtatatttcctgtgtacttaggggtgccttacacttttttaataaaacctatattacttatcaaaaaaaactcttaaaacaTACACCTCCACTGGAATGGACAAGTCTATCTAACATGGTCACTTAACTTACAACTTTGTTGTGAATTCATAGTTTGGTATTGCTTCTGCTTTCTTTCCTTAATCAGTGTTTCAAGGTTTGAGTCAATTCAGCAGTATCATACTAGCTGGAATagaattttgaaattgaataaaattttgtcTACTTAAAGCATTTAAgtatttattgttcttttaattTGCCGGTTTTTGTGGGAGGCAAATGCATGGGGTTATTCAGTATTTCTATTGGACATATATTTGATGTAATTGATATGGAGAtatattattctcttttatttgtGGTATGGGAATCTCAATTGGACCTTCttcttgtttaatatttttatctcattaaAAAGAAACTGAAATATCCATATGAACTTTTTTACCCTTGAGAACactagaaatttatttttgtactGTCTGTCTGATGTATTATGCATATGCACTGCATTTCATGTAATCCTTTGAAAGTTCTATCCCAAGCTTTCCAATTGcatgaacttttctttttttctacgaTGTGATATTGATATCGTATTATATAAGAAGTTTccatatttgatatttttttcctatattaaTCTGGGTTGTATTCGATATTTAGTTGGACTAAATTGCTGGAGTTGAAAGTTCCAACCTGATTGTCAAGATGGCAATTTCATCTCGGAGTGCTgctagggtttttgttttcttattggCTATCAATTTTACTGCAGATTATCCTCTCTCAAGAAAAGAATATTCAGAAGCTTAATGAGCTCGTGCAGAGTCTTCGGGAACAGTTGCAACAATGCAGGGGTGAAAGTGACATTGCCAATGGCACAGCAACTTCTTTGACTGAACTTCTAACTGAGCTTGAGCGTCATCCAATATTGGAGGACTAGTTATGGGTCAGATATattaaatcaatatttttaaaatttataagtaGGAAAACCTTGTTTCCTTTCTACGCCGTCTTCCTTCATTGTAAGGTTCTATCAACATTGTTACAATTGTAAGTCAATCCCCAACATTAAATCCACATTTTCTCTTGTCAATACTTCATGATCATTAAAGCCTGCATGCTATGCGCTTTACTCCAATTTAGTTGTATTCTATGTAGAACTGTCCAATCTTAAAGTGATGTAGTGGCTAGAAATCTAGGTAGTATTGGCTAGTAGATATACTATGGTTGTTTGCGCAGAAACAAAATTTCAGTACATTTTTTTAATGGGAAATGGTAATTGAGTACGAGCAAATATTATAGTGAACAAAAAGATTATTAATAAGAACTCCCTTATCAAGTCATCAGAATCAGAAACTGAATTAGTAGTTTCAACCATAATGATTACACCCCGGAAAATGAAGGTCAATAGATTCTCAATTCCTCTAATGTTACTCACTGTTCCTGGAAAATCAGTTCTCTGAATGCTTTTACAGAATTTCGACATGAACTAATACCTTAATCCGCTCCCACAACCTTTTACTTATCCTCTCATTCAAGTTTGAGcatcaaattcaaattccacAAAGGATGTTGTCATTTAGGAGCCTGAATGCTGATTActtgtcttatttcttttaGCATTTTGTGTGGACTAGCATGAGCTTTCTTTGTTGTGTTA encodes:
- the LOC133872422 gene encoding uncharacterized protein LOC133872422, translated to MMSRPWVLVCLLLLIVFTSQFEWKQQYGNEAEASPNTSQKQDYISEREESVKEKIILSQEKNIQKLNELVQSLREQLQQCRGESDIANGTATSLTELLTELERHPILED